A genome region from Oryzias latipes chromosome 2, ASM223467v1 includes the following:
- the LOC110014209 gene encoding gastrula zinc finger protein XlCGF17.1-like: MEIPIYEEDGNSEADLNNQQCFNVTDSQDEEGNQHEESTSTTVEETDPENRDQRKRRHRSHVQRVDSSCMSERECDSDSSRKDDLVKKQKESLKQKRLSSFSSGENSRIAIKPFNLRFHTGEKRFSCKECDGSFSQRSHLKTHMRIHTGEKPFSCKECDKSFIQLSHLQRHMRTHIGEKPFSCIECNKGFSDLFNLKSHVRIHTGEKPFSCKECDKSFNSTSQLKKHMRTHTREKPFSCIECKKGFSDSSGLQKHMRTHTGEKPFFCKECDKSFSQSSNLQRHMRTHTGERPFSCKECDKSFNRTSLLKKHMRTHTREKHFNKGFIKNFILKKTEQRTCAAKNTGFT, from the coding sequence atggagattcctaTTTATGAGGAAGATGggaacagtgaagcagatctaaacaatcagcagtgctttaatgtaactgatagtcaggatgaagaaggaaaccaacatgaagaatcaacatcaactacagttgaagagacagacccagaGAACcgagatcagaggaagagaagacaCAGAAGTCATGTCCAAAGAGTGGACAGCTCTTGCATGTCAGAAAGAGAGTGTGACTCTGATAGTAGTAGAAAGGATGATTTGGTTAAGAAACAGAAAGAatctttaaaacagaaaagacttTCCTCTTTCTCATCTGGCGAAAACTCAAGAATAGCTATCAAACCTTTTAATTTAAGATTTCATACAGGAGAGAAGAGATTTtcatgtaaagaatgtgatggAAGTTTTAGTCAAAGATctcatctcaaaacacacatgagaattcacacaggagaaaagcctttttcttgtaaagaatgtgacaaaagtttTATTCAATTATCTCATCTCCAAAggcacatgagaactcatataggagagaagcctttttcttgtatcGAATGTAATAAAGGTTTTAGTGATTTGTTCAATCTCAAATCACATGTGAGaattcacacaggagaaaagcctttttcttgtaaagaatgtgacaaaagtttTAATAGTACATCTCAACTAAAgaaacacatgagaactcatacaagagaaaagcctttttcttgtatagaatgtaaaaaaggttttagtgaTTCATCTGGTCTCCaaaaacacatgagaactcatacaggggagaagccttttttttgtaaagaatgtgacaaaagtttTAGTCAATCATCTAATCTCcaaagacacatgagaactcacacaggagaaaggcctttttcttgtaaggaATGTGACAAAAGTTTTAATCGTACATCTCTTCTTAAAAAACACATGAGAACCCAcacaagagaaaaacattttaacaaaggatttattaaaaactttatactcaagaaaacagagcaGAGAACTTGTGCAGCAAAAAACACAGGGTTTACATGA